One segment of Pseudanabaena sp. FACHB-2040 DNA contains the following:
- a CDS encoding iron ABC transporter permease codes for MVNWQNTLSKTWGTFNGWVVAVGAIALLMVSPILVVLSSIFANSSEIWAHLAATVLPQYIQNSVLLMLGVGSGVLLLGVSTAWLVTLCRFPGSRLFEWALLLPLAAPTYLLAYTYTDVLDYFGPVQTTLRALFGWERATDYWFPAIRSVWGAILLFSLTLYPYVYMLARVAFLEQSMATLEASRSLGCGPWRGFWTVALPLARPAIATGTALALMETLNDFGTVEYFSVPTFTTGIYRTWFGMGDRVAAVQLAAVLLLFIFALILLERWSRRQARYYQSHGRPARQSAYALRGWRSALACLVCLLPITLGLLVPLGLLLSMTLRNLDETLNRSFWTLGSHSLILASLTAGLAMLMSLVMAYGVRLNNTPPLRLGVRLASLGYAIPGAVIAVGILVPLAQFDNAVDAWMRATFNLSTGLLLSGTIVALVFAYLVRFLAVAFGTVEAGLGKIRPTLDDASRSLGYGPAPTLAKVHAPLMGSSLLTALMLVFVDVMKELPATMVIRPFNFDTLAVRVYQYAADERLVQASAPALAIILAGLLPVILLSWQMTATRSQSRSQ; via the coding sequence CCTGGGGCACCTTCAATGGCTGGGTTGTGGCCGTGGGTGCGATCGCACTGCTGATGGTGTCGCCCATTCTGGTGGTGCTCAGCAGCATTTTTGCCAACTCCAGCGAGATCTGGGCGCACCTAGCGGCCACTGTACTGCCCCAATACATCCAAAACTCAGTTTTGCTGATGCTGGGTGTGGGGTCTGGAGTGCTGCTGCTGGGCGTTAGCACGGCCTGGCTGGTGACCCTGTGCCGCTTTCCGGGTAGTCGCCTGTTTGAATGGGCGCTGCTGCTGCCGCTGGCAGCTCCCACCTACCTGCTGGCCTACACCTATACCGACGTACTGGACTATTTTGGGCCGGTGCAGACTACGCTGCGGGCGCTGTTTGGCTGGGAGCGAGCGACAGACTACTGGTTTCCGGCCATTCGCTCAGTCTGGGGGGCTATCTTGCTGTTTAGCCTCACCCTCTATCCCTACGTCTATATGCTGGCGCGGGTGGCTTTTTTAGAACAGTCTATGGCTACGTTAGAAGCTAGCCGTTCCCTGGGCTGTGGCCCCTGGCGGGGGTTTTGGACGGTAGCGCTGCCTTTGGCGAGGCCTGCGATCGCAACTGGCACTGCCTTGGCCTTAATGGAAACCCTAAACGACTTTGGCACCGTCGAGTACTTTAGCGTGCCAACCTTCACCACCGGCATTTACCGCACCTGGTTTGGCATGGGAGATCGAGTGGCGGCCGTACAGCTCGCGGCAGTGCTGCTTCTGTTTATATTTGCCCTGATTTTGCTAGAGCGCTGGTCTCGGCGGCAGGCTCGCTATTACCAGAGCCACGGCCGTCCGGCGCGGCAGTCGGCTTATGCTTTACGCGGTTGGCGAAGCGCTTTAGCCTGTTTGGTTTGCCTGCTGCCGATTACCTTGGGTCTGCTGGTGCCCCTAGGGTTGCTGCTCTCCATGACCCTACGGAACCTCGATGAAACGCTGAACCGCAGCTTTTGGACCTTAGGCAGCCACAGCCTAATCCTGGCTAGTTTGACGGCGGGGTTGGCCATGCTGATGTCCCTGGTGATGGCCTACGGAGTGCGGCTAAACAACACCCCACCCCTGCGGTTGGGGGTGCGGCTGGCCTCTCTGGGCTACGCCATTCCGGGAGCGGTGATTGCCGTCGGTATTTTGGTACCCCTAGCCCAGTTTGACAACGCAGTCGATGCCTGGATGCGGGCCACCTTTAACCTCTCCACCGGGCTGCTGCTGAGCGGCACGATTGTGGCTCTAGTCTTTGCCTACCTGGTGCGCTTTCTGGCGGTGGCCTTTGGCACCGTGGAAGCGGGTCTGGGTAAAATTCGCCCGACCCTCGACGATGCCTCGCGCAGTCTGGGTTACGGCCCCGCTCCTACCCTAGCCAAGGTGCATGCTCCGCTGATGGGCAGCAGCTTGCTAACGGCCCTAATGCTGGTGTTTGTAGACGTGATGAAAGAGCTGCCTGCAACGATGGTGATTCGCCCCTTCAACTTCGATACCCTAGCGGTGCGGGTCTATCAATATGCTGCCGACGAACGCCTGGTGCAGGCGTCGGCCCCGGCTTTAGCGATTATTCTGGCCGGACTGCTGCCTGTGATTCTGCTGAGCTGGCAGATGACAGCAACCCGTTCTCAAAGCAGGAGCCAATAA
- the purN gene encoding phosphoribosylglycinamide formyltransferase, which yields MSLFPDVVSKNASSIISPPLPDSLPEFDSPLRLGILASGSGSNMEAIAQAIQSGWLQAQIQVVIYNNPQAHVAQRAQQWDIPSMLLNHRHFASREALDEQIIQTLQAYEVDWVIMAGWMRRVTEVLIGAFPRRVLNIHPSLLPSFPGIRAVEQALQAGAKVAGCTVHYVELEVDSGPIVMQAAVPVLPGDTPETLQARIQQQEHRIYPVAIALAATVPPK from the coding sequence ATGTCTTTGTTTCCTGATGTCGTCTCTAAGAACGCTAGCTCAATTATTTCTCCGCCCTTGCCCGACTCCCTGCCTGAGTTTGATAGTCCGCTGAGGCTAGGCATTTTAGCGTCGGGCAGCGGCAGCAATATGGAGGCCATTGCCCAAGCCATTCAGTCCGGCTGGCTCCAGGCCCAAATCCAGGTAGTGATCTACAACAATCCCCAGGCTCATGTGGCTCAACGAGCCCAACAGTGGGACATTCCTTCGATGCTGTTGAATCACCGTCACTTCGCGTCCCGTGAGGCGCTGGATGAGCAGATTATTCAGACCCTCCAAGCCTATGAAGTGGACTGGGTGATTATGGCGGGCTGGATGCGGCGGGTGACAGAGGTGTTGATTGGGGCCTTTCCTCGGCGGGTGCTCAATATTCACCCCAGCTTGCTGCCTAGCTTTCCAGGTATCCGCGCTGTTGAGCAGGCTCTTCAGGCAGGGGCTAAGGTGGCGGGCTGTACGGTGCACTATGTCGAACTTGAAGTAGACAGTGGCCCGATTGTCATGCAGGCGGCGGTGCCGGTGCTGCCTGGAGATACGCCGGAAACCCTGCAGGCCCGGATTCAGCAGCAGGAACACCGGATCTATCCAGTGGCCATTGCCTTGGCAGCGACTGTGCCACCTAAATAA
- a CDS encoding biopolymer transporter ExbD yields MRLPDEPESKPQVNIVPLVDVVFAVLAFFILSSLYFTQSEGLPINLPSAVTGEPQAARKVNLTISAEGEIFLGDQFVPSDQLLNAVQTLIPAGQTGLVVIRADAQVPHGQVVTVMDTLRRLRGVQLAIATQPAQP; encoded by the coding sequence ATGCGTTTGCCGGATGAACCCGAATCCAAACCTCAGGTCAACATTGTGCCGCTGGTCGATGTCGTCTTTGCGGTACTGGCCTTTTTTATTCTCTCTAGCCTATATTTCACCCAGTCAGAAGGACTGCCGATTAATCTGCCGTCAGCGGTTACGGGCGAACCTCAGGCTGCAAGAAAAGTTAACTTAACTATCAGCGCCGAAGGGGAGATCTTTCTAGGGGATCAGTTTGTACCCTCAGATCAGCTGCTCAATGCCGTGCAAACCTTGATTCCAGCGGGTCAAACAGGCTTAGTGGTGATCCGGGCTGATGCTCAGGTGCCCCATGGTCAGGTGGTCACGGTGATGGATACGCTGCGGCGGCTGCGGGGTGTGCAGCTTGCGATCGCAACCCAACCGGCTCAGCCATAA
- a CDS encoding transcriptional repressor, translated as MTAYTTSALKAELNERGWRMTPQREILLTTFQNLPEGEHLSAEDLREVLRDKGEDVSLSTIYRNLKLMARMGILRELELAEGHKRYEMNQPSPHHHHHLICVRCNKTIEFKNDSVLKVGARTAEKSGYHLLDCQLTIHAVCPTCQRSLLPA; from the coding sequence ATGACCGCCTATACCACTTCCGCCCTCAAAGCCGAATTGAACGAACGGGGCTGGCGTATGACGCCCCAGCGAGAGATCCTTTTAACCACCTTCCAAAACTTGCCTGAGGGGGAACACCTGAGCGCAGAAGACCTGCGTGAAGTGCTCAGGGACAAGGGTGAAGATGTCAGCCTATCTACTATCTACCGCAACCTCAAGCTGATGGCCCGCATGGGCATTTTGCGCGAGCTGGAGCTAGCCGAAGGGCACAAGCGCTATGAAATGAACCAGCCCTCACCCCACCACCACCATCACCTGATCTGCGTTCGCTGCAACAAAACCATTGAGTTTAAAAACGACTCAGTGCTTAAGGTCGGCGCTCGGACTGCCGAAAAGTCAGGCTATCACCTGCTCGACTGCCAGCTGACCATCCATGCTGTGTGTCCCACCTGTCAGCGATCGCTGCTGCCAGCTTAA
- a CDS encoding 1-acyl-sn-glycerol-3-phosphate acyltransferase, translating to MVNPPRVQPRLDFIPPRFTPWVLRATQLTLPLLLRVRLRSWLPAGIRQVKCQQVKNLADYYAQFQQGKVRLILAFRHSEVDDPLSMAVLFARDLPRVAQQQGITLKPPLHSHFMYDRGMPLWAGRWLGWFFSRLGGIPVHRGRRLDLKAIKAVRERLVSGKLPLSIAPEGATNGHGEVVSPLEPGAAQLAFWCLEDLKKAGRSDRVVLLPIGLQYQYPDPNWAALNRLMSQLETDVGLPVKDFADPQQAPAEAYYERLNCLSQHLLVRMEQFYQRFFQRSLAQSKTSAPSDLSAPTDGHDLAQRLERLLHEALTVGEQFFGLPSTGSPITRCRRLEEAGWAYTYREDIDSIAALPPVERGLANWVAEAASLHTRHMRLVESFVAVTGHYVKDKPSFERFAETTLILFDLVERLKGTKVPSRPRLGWRDATLTVGEPIDVSERWPIYSEGHRAAKQAVETLTQDLQGALEGLIF from the coding sequence TTGGTCAACCCACCTCGGGTTCAACCCCGTCTAGACTTTATTCCCCCGCGCTTTACGCCTTGGGTGCTGCGGGCAACGCAGCTGACGTTGCCGTTGTTGCTGCGAGTGCGGCTCCGGAGCTGGCTTCCAGCTGGAATTCGGCAAGTGAAATGTCAGCAGGTAAAGAACCTAGCCGACTACTATGCCCAGTTTCAGCAGGGCAAAGTCCGGCTAATTTTAGCGTTTCGCCATTCTGAGGTAGACGATCCGCTTTCCATGGCGGTTCTCTTTGCCCGCGACCTGCCCAGAGTGGCGCAGCAGCAGGGCATTACCTTAAAACCTCCTCTCCACAGCCACTTCATGTACGACCGGGGCATGCCGCTCTGGGCTGGGCGCTGGCTGGGCTGGTTCTTTTCCCGTCTAGGCGGCATTCCCGTCCATCGTGGGCGGCGGCTAGATCTAAAGGCGATTAAGGCTGTGCGAGAACGCCTCGTATCGGGAAAGCTGCCCCTCAGCATTGCGCCGGAGGGCGCTACCAACGGCCATGGAGAAGTGGTTAGCCCGCTCGAACCAGGAGCTGCTCAGCTTGCTTTCTGGTGCCTTGAAGACTTGAAAAAGGCAGGACGATCTGACAGGGTAGTGCTGTTGCCAATTGGGCTGCAGTATCAGTATCCCGACCCCAACTGGGCTGCGCTCAATCGCCTGATGAGTCAGCTAGAAACCGACGTGGGTCTGCCGGTGAAGGACTTCGCCGACCCTCAGCAAGCCCCTGCTGAGGCTTACTATGAGCGCCTGAATTGCCTGAGCCAGCACTTGCTGGTGCGCATGGAACAGTTTTACCAGCGATTTTTTCAGCGGTCCTTGGCCCAGTCAAAAACCAGCGCCCCAAGTGACCTGAGCGCTCCGACGGACGGCCATGATCTGGCTCAGCGCCTAGAGCGGCTGTTGCATGAGGCCCTAACGGTCGGCGAACAGTTCTTTGGTCTGCCCAGCACAGGCAGCCCAATCACCCGCTGCCGCCGCCTAGAAGAAGCCGGGTGGGCCTACACCTATAGAGAAGACATTGACTCCATTGCTGCCCTACCCCCCGTCGAGCGAGGACTAGCCAACTGGGTCGCCGAAGCCGCCAGCCTCCATACCCGGCACATGCGGCTGGTAGAGAGCTTCGTTGCCGTCACGGGCCATTATGTGAAGGACAAGCCTAGCTTTGAGCGGTTTGCCGAAACTACCCTAATTTTGTTTGACCTAGTAGAACGGCTCAAGGGAACCAAAGTGCCCAGCCGCCCTCGCCTGGGCTGGCGAGACGCCACCCTGACCGTGGGGGAACCTATCGACGTGAGCGAACGCTGGCCGATCTATAGTGAGGGCCATCGCGCTGCTAAGCAGGCCGTGGAGACGCTGACACAGGATTTGCAGGGGGCCTTGGAGGGGCTGATTTTTTGA
- a CDS encoding alpha/beta hydrolase, whose translation MVPPPEKAGSLQSSRAFTISAFEEIKQIEKSLKEIYFISGLGADERVFRLLKFEGYRPVHLGWLEPQPSEPIEAYAQRLAAQIKTSKPVIIGLSFGGMIAVEIAKQIPVEKVILLSSVKDRYEVPPYYRIFRWLPIHRIFPFKSVLWAICWFAYWVFGVSVPDERKLLKTILLETDPHFLKWALHRVVLWQNEEIPEDVTHIHGSCDRIFPTLFVEPDFMLPNGGHLMVMHQAREVSALLEKVIG comes from the coding sequence ATGGTGCCCCCGCCAGAAAAGGCAGGTTCGCTGCAAAGCTCTAGAGCTTTTACGATCTCTGCTTTTGAGGAAATCAAGCAAATTGAGAAATCTCTCAAGGAGATTTACTTCATCAGCGGCTTGGGGGCCGATGAGCGGGTGTTTCGCCTGCTTAAGTTTGAAGGCTACCGCCCAGTTCACCTAGGCTGGCTAGAACCACAGCCCAGCGAACCTATCGAAGCCTACGCCCAGCGGCTTGCCGCTCAGATCAAAACCTCAAAACCCGTCATTATTGGGCTCTCTTTTGGGGGCATGATTGCTGTAGAAATTGCCAAGCAAATTCCTGTCGAAAAGGTGATTTTGCTCTCTAGCGTCAAAGACCGCTACGAAGTGCCGCCCTATTACCGGATCTTTCGCTGGCTTCCCATCCACCGCATCTTTCCCTTCAAAAGCGTGCTCTGGGCTATCTGTTGGTTTGCCTACTGGGTGTTTGGCGTCAGTGTCCCTGATGAGCGCAAGCTGCTCAAGACAATCCTGCTAGAGACCGACCCCCACTTCCTCAAGTGGGCCTTACACCGAGTCGTGCTCTGGCAAAACGAAGAGATTCCAGAGGATGTCACGCATATCCATGGGAGCTGCGATCGCATCTTCCCCACCCTTTTCGTCGAACCCGACTTCATGCTGCCCAACGGCGGCCATTTAATGGTGATGCATCAGGCCAGGGAGGTGTCGGCTTTGTTAGAGAAGGTGATTGGGTGA
- the mscL gene encoding large conductance mechanosensitive channel protein MscL, which yields MSVTGRRVGTRARNFLDDFKAFVMRGNVIDLALAVVLGAAFGAVVSGFVEDILMPALINPILSQTGTDWREAVVGPGIRLGHFFGTVVDFLIISFVLFLVVKTYERFKRKEEVEAEPTTEEKLNATLERLNAFLESKL from the coding sequence ATGTCTGTTACTGGAAGACGAGTAGGAACCCGCGCCCGCAATTTTTTGGATGACTTTAAAGCCTTTGTTATGCGGGGCAATGTCATTGACCTTGCCCTAGCCGTGGTTTTGGGGGCTGCTTTTGGGGCAGTTGTCAGCGGTTTTGTAGAAGATATTTTGATGCCGGCCCTGATTAACCCGATATTGTCTCAGACTGGGACAGACTGGCGCGAAGCCGTTGTCGGGCCGGGCATTCGCCTTGGTCACTTCTTTGGCACGGTTGTCGATTTTCTGATCATTTCCTTTGTCTTGTTTTTGGTCGTAAAAACCTATGAACGCTTCAAGCGCAAAGAGGAGGTCGAGGCCGAACCCACAACCGAGGAAAAGCTCAACGCCACCCTGGAGCGCCTGAACGCTTTTCTAGAGTCCAAACTATAG
- the urtE gene encoding urea ABC transporter ATP-binding subunit UrtE yields MIKISGLNFFYGESHILRDVDLTVPKGQMVCLIGRNGVGKTTLLKNIMGLLRPRKGDIQYEGQSITALSPDQRARRGIGYVPQGREIIPRLSVRENLLVGYEALGSRGQGVNRQAIPEEIFELFPVLKTMLERMGGDLSGGQQQQLAIARAMMGRPKLLVLDEPTEGIQPSIILDIESAIRRIISTAGISVLLVEQHLHFVRQADYYYAMQKGGIVASGPTQELTNEVIQQFLAV; encoded by the coding sequence ATGATCAAAATTTCAGGGCTGAACTTTTTCTATGGAGAAAGCCACATTCTGCGGGATGTGGATCTGACTGTGCCCAAGGGCCAAATGGTCTGTCTCATTGGTCGCAATGGCGTCGGCAAAACCACCCTGCTAAAAAACATCATGGGCCTGCTGCGGCCTCGCAAAGGCGACATTCAGTACGAAGGGCAGTCGATTACGGCCCTATCGCCCGATCAGCGGGCGCGGCGCGGCATTGGCTACGTGCCTCAGGGACGAGAAATTATTCCCCGCTTGAGCGTGCGCGAAAACCTGCTAGTGGGCTATGAGGCGCTGGGCAGCCGGGGCCAAGGCGTCAACCGTCAGGCCATTCCCGAAGAAATCTTTGAGCTGTTTCCAGTGCTCAAGACCATGCTAGAGCGCATGGGCGGTGACCTCAGTGGCGGACAACAGCAGCAGCTCGCCATTGCCCGCGCCATGATGGGGCGGCCCAAGCTGTTGGTGCTAGATGAACCCACTGAGGGCATTCAACCCTCGATCATCCTGGATATTGAATCGGCGATTCGCCGGATCATTTCTACTGCTGGAATATCAGTTTTGCTGGTGGAGCAGCACCTCCACTTTGTGCGGCAGGCTGACTACTACTACGCCATGCAAAAGGGCGGCATTGTTGCCTCTGGCCCCACCCAGGAACTGACCAATGAAGTAATTCAGCAGTTCCTAGCGGTTTAA
- the urtD gene encoding urea ABC transporter ATP-binding protein UrtD yields MSGALLSIDNVTVSFDGFKALNNLNFSMNEGELRVIIGPNGAGKTTFLDVITGKVKPTEGKASFKGNDLSKHKEHEISRMGIGRKFQTPRVYLNLTPRENLELSANRQKSVFPTLFKQTPTPEKRTVSSLLETIGLYEKGDIPAALLSHGEKQWLEIGMLVAQSPDLLLVDEPVAGLTDEETEKTGNLLMALAESHSVIVIEHDMEFVRQIARQVTVLHEGSVLFEGTMDQVQTDPKVIEVYLGRETTITPEQMLILRIAAAMAWADDNFDPVQQEVILSELSRQFAPDSASQEALREELQGLLAKRIPLEELVPLLKTPQQQELAVKLSYEVISSNTINETEAGVYQHLLSLLNLPPETVARLEAAALESLKS; encoded by the coding sequence GTGAGCGGTGCGCTTTTAAGTATCGACAACGTCACCGTCAGCTTTGACGGCTTTAAAGCCCTCAATAACCTCAATTTCTCTATGAATGAGGGTGAACTGAGGGTAATCATCGGCCCCAACGGAGCCGGAAAAACTACCTTCCTAGACGTGATTACCGGCAAGGTTAAGCCGACTGAAGGCAAAGCCTCCTTCAAGGGCAACGACCTCAGTAAGCACAAAGAGCACGAAATCTCCCGTATGGGCATTGGGCGTAAGTTTCAGACCCCGCGCGTCTACTTAAACCTGACCCCAAGGGAAAACCTGGAGCTTTCGGCCAACCGGCAAAAGAGCGTTTTTCCCACTCTGTTCAAGCAGACCCCAACGCCGGAGAAACGCACCGTCAGCAGCTTGCTAGAGACTATTGGCCTCTACGAAAAGGGCGACATCCCAGCCGCCCTGCTCTCCCACGGCGAAAAGCAGTGGCTTGAGATCGGTATGCTCGTGGCCCAGTCTCCCGATCTGCTGCTCGTCGATGAACCGGTGGCCGGTCTGACCGACGAAGAAACCGAAAAAACCGGCAACCTGCTGATGGCCTTAGCCGAAAGCCACTCCGTCATCGTGATCGAGCACGATATGGAGTTTGTTCGCCAAATTGCCCGTCAGGTCACCGTACTGCACGAAGGATCGGTGCTGTTTGAAGGCACGATGGATCAGGTGCAAACCGATCCCAAAGTGATCGAGGTGTACCTGGGCCGGGAAACAACCATTACCCCCGAGCAGATGCTGATCCTGCGAATTGCCGCTGCGATGGCTTGGGCCGACGATAATTTTGACCCAGTGCAGCAAGAGGTGATCTTGTCAGAGCTGAGCCGCCAGTTTGCTCCCGATTCAGCCAGCCAGGAAGCCCTGCGGGAGGAACTGCAAGGTCTCCTAGCTAAGCGCATTCCCCTGGAGGAACTGGTGCCCTTGCTGAAGACACCGCAGCAGCAGGAGCTCGCTGTAAAGCTGAGCTACGAAGTCATCAGCTCCAACACCATTAACGAAACCGAAGCCGGAGTCTATCAGCACCTGCTGTCGCTGCTAAATCTGCCGCCCGAAACCGTTGCCCGCCTCGAAGCTGCCGCCCTAGAGAGCCTGAAGTCATGA
- the urtC gene encoding urea ABC transporter permease subunit UrtC — protein sequence MALDLPIQPRRTSKGIRQKRLLIEAGIVVAIALVLILVMPLLLSGFRLGLLGRFLSLAIVALGIDLIWGFTGLLSLGHGIFFALGGYAFAMYLQLVSLPAGELPDFFSLYGVSSLPWFWQPFYSLPFTLLAMVTIPAIVAGLFGYLVFRNRIRGVYFSILTQAALVVFFNFFNGQQKLINGTNGLKTATSVFLGQQVGGPEMRYFFYVATVIALVLAYALCRWLTSGRFGRMLVAIRDDENRVRFSGYNPASFKVLVFAVSGAIAGVAGALYTVQSGIISPQAMDIAFSIEMVIWVAVGGRATLIGAILGAVLVNIARTMLSERFPDVWLFFQGALFLLVVTALPDGIVGWVRSQFGERLPALLGGSPAIPAYMADMELEAESYREKELVDQELGK from the coding sequence ATGGCTCTCGATTTACCCATTCAACCGCGTCGCACCTCCAAAGGTATCCGGCAAAAGCGCCTGCTGATCGAAGCCGGAATTGTGGTTGCGATCGCACTTGTGCTCATCCTTGTCATGCCCCTGCTGCTGAGCGGGTTTCGGCTGGGTCTGCTGGGTCGCTTTCTGTCGCTGGCTATCGTGGCCCTGGGCATTGACCTAATTTGGGGCTTTACCGGGCTCTTGAGCTTGGGCCACGGCATCTTCTTTGCCTTGGGCGGCTACGCCTTTGCCATGTATCTGCAGCTGGTGTCGCTGCCAGCAGGGGAGTTGCCAGATTTCTTCAGCCTTTACGGGGTGTCGTCGCTGCCCTGGTTTTGGCAGCCGTTCTACAGCCTGCCGTTTACGCTGCTGGCGATGGTGACGATTCCGGCCATTGTGGCGGGGCTGTTTGGCTACCTGGTCTTCCGCAACCGGATTCGCGGCGTTTACTTTTCGATTTTGACTCAGGCGGCGCTGGTCGTCTTCTTCAATTTCTTCAATGGCCAGCAAAAGCTAATCAACGGCACCAACGGCCTTAAGACCGCGACGAGCGTGTTTCTAGGCCAGCAGGTGGGTGGCCCTGAAATGCGCTACTTCTTTTACGTAGCCACCGTGATTGCGCTGGTGCTGGCCTATGCGCTGTGTCGCTGGCTTACTAGCGGTCGCTTCGGCAGAATGCTGGTAGCTATTCGCGATGACGAAAACCGGGTGCGCTTCTCAGGCTACAACCCAGCCAGCTTTAAGGTGTTGGTGTTTGCCGTTTCGGGTGCGATCGCAGGGGTTGCTGGAGCGCTCTACACGGTGCAGTCAGGCATTATTTCACCCCAGGCGATGGACATTGCCTTCTCCATCGAGATGGTGATTTGGGTGGCTGTAGGGGGCCGTGCGACCCTGATTGGGGCCATTCTGGGTGCGGTGTTGGTCAATATAGCCCGCACTATGCTGAGTGAGCGCTTCCCCGATGTGTGGTTGTTTTTCCAGGGAGCACTGTTCTTACTGGTGGTAACGGCTCTGCCCGACGGCATTGTGGGCTGGGTGCGATCGCAGTTTGGCGAGCGACTTCCGGCACTATTGGGTGGCTCTCCAGCAATTCCGGCCTACATGGCAGACATGGAGTTAGAGGCCGAGAGCTACCGAGAAAAAGAGCTAGTAGACCAAGAATTAGGCAAATAA
- a CDS encoding branched-chain amino acid ABC transporter permease, which produces MIEGLIAGLFDGISIGAVLLIVALGLAIVFGLMGVINLAHGELMMLGAYTTYVVQNGAKGLGGWAVESYIFVALPLAFLVAALVGLLLERSVIRHLYGRPLETLLATWGVSLILRQFVRSVNWPMAIGLVIFAALFVVGLWVLKRYTDWERIRNWANPVFFLLSFAIATLAGFIIQNSGSAQFTRAWFSARNVDVTPPSWLRGGLALGTVLQFPYARLFIIVLTVLCLAGVYWFLQKSVWGLRIRSVTQNRSMSACLGIPTERVDALTFALGSGLAGIAGCAVTLLGSVGPNLGGNYIVDAFMVVVVGGVGKLVGSIVAAMVIGIVTYLVGSGTLALVLSPFAALQPLTDFFTFFATTSMAKVMVFALIIAFLQVRPAGMFPQKGRSVEV; this is translated from the coding sequence GTGATTGAGGGCTTAATTGCTGGCCTGTTCGACGGCATCAGCATCGGTGCGGTGCTGTTGATCGTGGCGTTGGGTTTGGCCATCGTATTTGGACTGATGGGCGTTATTAACCTGGCCCACGGGGAGCTGATGATGCTCGGAGCCTACACCACCTACGTGGTGCAGAACGGCGCTAAGGGCCTAGGCGGCTGGGCTGTGGAAAGCTATATTTTCGTGGCGCTGCCCCTGGCTTTTTTGGTGGCGGCGCTGGTGGGCCTGCTGCTGGAGCGCAGCGTAATTCGTCACCTCTATGGCAGGCCTCTGGAAACGCTGCTGGCCACCTGGGGCGTGAGCCTGATTTTGCGGCAGTTTGTGCGCAGCGTGAACTGGCCCATGGCCATTGGCCTGGTTATCTTTGCGGCGCTATTCGTAGTGGGTTTGTGGGTGCTCAAGCGCTATACCGACTGGGAGCGCATTCGGAACTGGGCTAACCCGGTGTTTTTCCTGCTGTCGTTTGCGATCGCAACCCTAGCCGGCTTCATCATTCAAAATTCCGGTAGCGCCCAGTTTACCCGCGCCTGGTTCAGCGCCCGCAACGTAGACGTAACGCCACCAAGCTGGCTGCGGGGCGGTCTGGCCTTGGGTACGGTGCTGCAGTTTCCCTATGCCCGACTGTTTATCATTGTGCTGACAGTTCTGTGCCTGGCGGGCGTTTACTGGTTTCTGCAGAAATCGGTCTGGGGTCTGCGCATCCGTTCGGTGACGCAAAACCGCAGCATGAGCGCCTGTCTAGGCATTCCTACAGAGCGGGTCGATGCGCTGACCTTTGCCTTAGGCTCTGGCTTAGCCGGAATTGCAGGCTGCGCTGTGACGCTGCTGGGCTCCGTTGGGCCTAACCTGGGCGGCAACTATATTGTTGATGCCTTCATGGTGGTAGTGGTCGGTGGCGTCGGTAAGCTGGTCGGTAGCATCGTGGCTGCAATGGTGATCGGCATTGTGACGTATCTGGTCGGCTCCGGTACCCTAGCACTGGTACTGTCGCCCTTTGCGGCGCTGCAGCCTCTAACCGACTTCTTTACCTTCTTTGCCACCACTAGCATGGCTAAAGTCATGGTATTTGCGCTAATTATTGCTTTCCTGCAGGTTCGCCCTGCGGGCATGTTCCCTCAAAAAGGCCGTTCGGTAGAGGTGTAG